A genomic region of Brienomyrus brachyistius isolate T26 chromosome 6, BBRACH_0.4, whole genome shotgun sequence contains the following coding sequences:
- the sfmbt1 gene encoding scm-like with four MBT domains protein 1, translated as MNLELLESDEGSGQDDSDFNWDEYLEECSVSAVPHHAFKHVDLSLHTGLSPGMKLEVCVRGEPNGSYWVATIITTCGQLLLLRYEGYHDDRRADFWCDIMTADLHPIGWSKQHGRIMKPPEGVREKYENWEALLEDGLLESCSAPANLLEGPHRGKNLLDLLCPGTSVELQDSEDPGVAWGAVIEENVGGRLRLLYAGAEGLPQTHAKHWVFYLHPFLHPPGWALETGCALAPPAAIRALRSEAEWSEVRQRISCQAIEGTVPEDLFKDKPTVSTHCFSEGMKLEAVNPATPFCISPATVTKVFSDQYFLVEMDVLQGSAVCRGGSRPFVCHSDSSGIFPAQWSLKNGVPLSPPPGYQGQDFDWADYLKQCEAEAAPQHCFAPELCDHDFVASMKLEAVNPLSPEHIHAATVTRVRGQHIWLHLEGVKQSVPEVITHVNSMDIFPVSWCETNGYALRHPSKPQVQKQRRVAVVQPEKHRTPTRATPTDALKQQENNQSESGQSNGKYSCPKIYFNHRCFSGPYLNKGRIAELPQCVGPGSCVLVLKEVLTLLINAAYKPSSVLRELQLDEESRWQGHGEMLKAKYKGKSYRATVEIVRTADQVAEFCRKTCIKLECCPNLFGPRMVLERCSENCSILTKTKYTHYHGKKKSKRIGRPPGGHTNLESGMKRTGKRKKRRKHFFVHKKKRSNSLDNTPAGSPQGSGDEEDLDEEDSLSEDSGSELQDELLDDSEHSERKSQPPSPTLNETVRTRRRRKARSSSYSDDENRPPSPKMQRGEAPEKLRLDSSPLEWSVADVVHFIRTTDCAPLARIFLDQEIDGQALLLLTLPTVQECMGLKLGPAIKLCHHIERVKLAFYQQFAS; from the exons GTTGACCTAAGCCTGCACACAGGCCTCAGCCCCGGGATGAAGCTGGAGGTATGCGTGCGAGGCGAGCCCAATGGCAGCTACTGGGTGGCCACCATAATCACCACCTGTGGCCAGCTGCTACTACTGCGCTATGAGGGTTACCACGACGACCGCAGGGCAGACTTTTGGTGTGACATCATGACTGCGGACCTCCATCCTATTGGCTGGAGCAAGCAGCATGGCCGAATTATGAAACCACCCGAAG GTGTGCGCGAGAAGTATGAGAACTGGGAAGCtctcctggaggatgggctacTGGAATCCTGTAGTGCACCTGCCAACCTGCTAGAAGGG CCGCACCGTGGGAAGAATCTGTTGGACCTCCTGTGCCCGGGTACGAGTGTGGAGCTTCAGGACAGCGAGGATCCTGGAGTGGCCTGGGGGGCAGTGATTGAGGAGAATGTAGGGGGGCGGCTGCGCCTGCTCTACGCAGGAGCCGAGGGGCTACCCCAAACGCATGCCAAGCACTGGGTCTTCTACCTGCACCCATTCCTGCACCCTCCTGGCTGGGCACTGGAAACTGGCTGTGCactggctccccctgctg cgaTACGTGCTTTGCGGAGTGAGGCGGAGTGGAGTGAAGTCCGACAGAGAATTAGCTGCCAGGCAATCGAGGGGACTGTCCCTGAAGATTTATTTAAG GACAAGCCGACAGTCTCCACTCACTGCTTCAGTGAAGGCATGAAACTGGAAGCTGTTAATCCCGCTACTCCTTTCTGCATAAGCCCCGCTACCGTCACCAAG GTGTTCAGTGATCAGTACTTCCTGGTGGAGATGGACGTCCTGCAGGGCAGCGCGGTGTGCAGGGGGGGCAGCCGCCCCTTTGTGTGTCACAGTGACAGCTCTGGGATCTTCCCCGCCCAGTGGAGCCTCAAAAATGGGGTGCCGCTCAGCCCGCCGCCAG GATACCAGGGCCAGGACTTCGACTGGGCCGACTACCTGAAGCAGTGCGAGGCAGAGGCTGCACCCCAGCACTGCTTTGCCCCA GAGCTGTGTGACCATGACTTCGTGGCATCCATGAAGCTGGAGGCGGTGAACCCACTCTCTCCTGAGCACATCCACGCGGCAACCGTCACCAGGGTCCGGGGGCAGCACATCTGGCTGCATCTGGAAG GGGTGAAGCAGTCCGTCCCAGAGGTCATCACGCATGTTAATTCCATGGACATCTTTCCTGTCAGCTGGTGTGAGACCAATGGCTACGCCCTAAGACACCCCAGTAAACCTCAAG TTCAGAAGCAGAGGCGGGTTGCAGTGGTGCAGCCGGAAAAGCA CCGGACTCCAACCAGAGCCACGCCCACCGATGCCCTGAAACAACAGGAAAACAACCAATCGGAGAGCG GACAAAGCAACGGAAAATACTCCTGCCCCAAGATCTACTTCAACCACCGCTGTTTCTCCGGGCCGTACCTGAACAAGGGCCGCATAGCAGAGCTGCCGCAGTGTGTCGGGCCTGGCAGCTGTGTTCTGGTCTTAAAAGAG GTGCTGACTCTCCTGATCAATGCGGCCTACAAGCCGAGCAGCGTCCTGCGGGAGTTGCAGCTGGATGAGGAGTCTCGCTGGCAGGGCCACGGGGAGATGCTCAAAGCCAA GTACAAGGGCAAGAGCTATCGAGCCACGGTGGAGATTGTGCGAACGGCAGATCAGGTGGCGGAGTTTTGTAGGAAGACCTGCATCAAACTTGAGTGTTGCCCCAACCTGTTTGGGCCACGCATGGTTCTGGAGCGCTGCTCCGAAAATTGCTCCATCCTCACCAAGACCAAGTACA CCCATTACCACGGCAAAAAGAAAAGCAAGCGGATTGGCCGACCCCCAGGGGGCCACACAAACCTGGAGAGCGGCATGAAGAGGACGGGGAAGAGGAAAAAGaggaggaagcacttcttcgtTCACAAGAAGAAACGATCAAACTCCCTGGATAACACCCCTGCCGGCTCGCCCCAG GGCAGTGGTGATGAAGAAGAcctggatgaggaagactccCTGAGCGAGGACTCGGGCTCAGAACTGCAAGACGAGCTGCTGGATGATTCTGAACACTCCGAGAGGAAGTCGCAGCCTCCCTCGCCGACACTCAATGAGACGGTCCGAACTCGTCGCAGGCGCAAAGCCCGTTCATCCTCCTACTCCGACGATGAAAACCGTCCCCCCTCGCCAAAA ATGCAGCGGGGAGAAGCACCAGAAAAGCTACGGCTGGACAGCAGCCCCCTGGAGTGGAGTGTGGCGGACGTGGTGCACTTCATCAGGACCACGGACTGTGCTCCCCTGGCACGCATCTTCTTGGACCAG GAGATTGATGGACAGGCCCTTCTCCTCCTGACACTTCCCACCGTACAGGAGTGCATGGGTCTTAAGCTGGGACCGGCCATCAAGTTGTGCCACCATATCGAAAGGGTGAAACTGGCCTTCTACCAGCAGTTTGCTAGCTGA